Genomic window (Buchnera aphidicola (Cinara curvipes)):
GAGATAATAAAATAATGAAAACAACATTATATCAAAAAATATTTAATTCACATTTAGTTCATGAAGAAAAAGATATTACACCAATTATTTATATTGATTTACATTTAATTCATGAAGTAACATCTCCACAAGCATTTGATGGATTAAGATTAAAAAATAGAACTGTTCGTAGGTCAAATCAAACCTTTGCAACCATGGATCATAATGTTTCAACATTATCAAGAGATATTAATTTATCTTCAGAAATGGCAAAAAAACAAATTAAAACATTAATAAAAAATTGTAAAGAATTCAATATTCCATTTTATGATTTAAATAATTTAAATCAAGGAATTGTACACGTAATAGGTCCAGAACAAGGAATGACTTTACCGGGAATGACTATTGTTTGTGGTGATTCGCATACTTCAACACATGGAGCATTTGGAACATTATCTTTTGGGATTGGTACTTCAGAAGTAGAACATGTTTTTGCTACACAAACTATATCTCAAAATCGTATGAAAAATATGAAAATTCATATTTATGGAAAACCAAAAGATAATATTTATTCTAAAGATATAATATTAAAAATTATTAATGAATTAGGTACTTCTGGTGGTGTAGGTTATGTAGTAGAATTTACAGGGCCAATTATTGAAAAAATGAGCATGGAAGGTCGTATGACGATTTGTAATATGGCTATTGAAATGGGTGCAAAATCGGGTATTATACAACCGGATTGTATTACTTATGATTATTTAAAAAATAAAAATTTTATTCCTAAAAATAGACCTTGGAAGGAATATATAAAAAAATGGAGTTATTTAAAATCAGGACCAGAATCTATTTTTGAAAAAAATTTCTCAATTAATATATCCAATTTATCTCCACAAATAACCTGGGGTACTAATCCATCTCAAGTAATTTCTATTACAGATAAAATTCCAGATTTAAATAGTTTTAATGATAAAAATTTATTAGAAGATACAAAAAGATCTTTAGAGTATATGGGATTAAAACCAGGCACCAGTTTAGTAAACATACCAGTAAATAAAGTATTTATTGGTTCATGTACAAATTCTCGAATTGAAGATTTACGAATTGTTGCATCAGTAGTAAAAAATAAATTTATAGCAAATAACATAGAAGCTTTAATTGTACCCGGTTCAGGTTTAGTGAAAAAACAAGCTGAAAAAGAAGGGTTAGACAGGATTTTTAAAAAATCTGGTTTTCAATGGAGACACGCTGGATGTTCTATGTGTTTGGGAATGAATGAAGATCAATTAAAACCAGGAGAAAGATGTGCTTCTACAAGTAATAGGAATTTTGAGGGCAGGCAAGGCGCTAATGGGAGAACTCATTTAATGAGCCCATGGTTAGCTGCACAGACAGCTTTATACGGTAAATTTGTAAACATTAATTAATGATTTCTTTTCATAAATTTTATAAAGATATTATATGAAACACTTTACTCAACATATTGGTTTTATAGCTCCTTTAGATATATCAAATGTAGATACTGATATAATTATTCCTAAACAATTTTTACAGAAAGTTAATAAAAAAGGGTTTGGTAAACATTTATTTCATAATTGGAGATTTTTAGATGAATTAGGAACAAAAGAAAATCCTAATTTTATATTAAATAAAAAAATTTATCGAAATTCTAGTATTCTATTAACTAGAAGTAATTTTGGGTGCGGATCTTCTAGAGAACATGCTGTTTGGTCTTTGTTAGATTATGGGTTTAAAGTAATAATTGGACAAAGTTTTTCAGATATTTTTTTAAATAATTGTTTAAATAATAGATTATTATTAATTTCTCTTCCTAAAAAGACAATAGATAAATTATTTTTTATAATCAAAAAAAAAAAAAATGTTATTTGTATGATTAATTTATTAAAAGAAAAAATTTTTATTGACAATAACAGTATTCCATTTTCAATTAATATAATACAAAAACAATGTATTATGTATAATTTTGATAACATTGATTTTACTTTAAAATATGAAAAAAAAATAGATTCATACGAAAAAAATAAATATCAATATTATTTTTTTACTAATAATTATTAATTTTTTTTTTAATTAATATTTTTCCCAATAAAATTCTTATATTAAAATATAAAAATTTTATTGGGTTTTATATAAAATTTTTTTATTACATATAATTTTGTTTTTTTTATTTTATTTTTTGGAGTATTAATATGAACAAAAAAATTATTATTTTTGATACAACGTTACGTGATGGTGAACAAGCGTTACAAGCAAGTTTAACCGTTAATGAAAAAATTCAAATTGCTTTAGCTTTAGAACGAATGGGAATAGATGTTATTGAAGCTGGATTTCCTATTTCATCTCCAGGTGATTTTAAATCAATACAATCTATTTCTCAAATAATTAAAAAAAGTAAAATTTGTAGTTTAGCTCGTTGTATGCCTAAAGATATTGATGTTGCAGCTCAAGCAATGGAAAAAGCAATAAATTTTAGAATACACCTTTTTCTAGGAACTTCCAATTTACATATATTCTCCAAATTAAAAAAAAGTTTTAACGAGATAATCGACATGGCTACTTCTTCTATTATAAGAGCTAAGAGATATACATCTGATATTGAGTTTTCTTGTGAAGATGCTGGACGCACATCATTGGATAATTTGTGTAGTATTGTAGAGGCTGTTATTGAAGCAGGAGCTACTACAATTAATATCCCTGATACTGTAGGATACACTACACCTACACAGTTTAAAAAAATAATTTCTACTTTATTTAATTCTGTTAAAAATATTAATCAAGCAATAATTTCAGTTCATTGTCATAATGATTTAGGAATGGCGGTAGGAAATTCTATTAGTGCAATTGAAGCTGGAGCAACACAGATTGAAGGGACAATTAATGGATTAGGTGAAAGAGCCGGAAATACTGCTTTAGAAGAAGTAATCATGGCTTTAAGTATACATAAAAAAAGATTTAAAAAATTCACTAATATAAATTTAAAAGAAATTTATAGAACTAGCAAAATAGTAAGTCAATTTTGTAATATGCCAATACCATTAAATAAAGCAATTGTAGGAAAAAATGCATTTTCACATTCTTCTGGGATTCATCAAGATGGTGTACTAAAAAATAGAGAAAATTATGAGATTATTAATCCAACTTCTATTGGATTAAATACTTGTAAGTTAAATTTAACTTCTCGTTCTGGAAGAGCTGCTATAGAACATCGTATGAAAGAAATGGGATATCAAAATAGTGATTATAATTTAAATGAATTATATATTGATTTTTTAAAATTGGCAGATAAAAAAGGACAGATTTTTGATTATGATTTAGAAGCTTTAGCTTTTTTTAAAAAACAACAAAATATTGAAGAATATTTTAAATTAGAATATTTTGATGTGCAATCTAAATTATCTGGTTTGTCTGTAGCTTCTATTATTTTAATGTGTGGTTCTCAAACCAATATTCAAAAAGCTACAACAAGTAATGGACCCGTTGATGCTATATATCAAGCTTTAAATAAAGCAACATTATATCCTATTATTTTAAAAAAATTTCATTTAGAGGCTAATGGTGAAGGGAAAGATGCATTAGGAAAAGTAGATATTGTAGTACAATATAAATTACGTAATTTTCATGGAGTTGGTTTGGCTACTGATATTATTGAAGCTTCTGCTCAAGCTATGATAAATGTATTAAATTATATTTGGAAATCTAAGCAAGTAGATAAAGAATTAGAAAAGAAAAAATAATATTTAATTAAATTAAAAAGTTAATTTATTTAATTTAAATAAAACAATAATTATTTTAAAGTTTTTTAGATTTCTATTTAATTTTTAATAAATTATATTAATTTTTTTATTAAAAATTATTTTATTTTATTGATGATTA
Coding sequences:
- the leuC gene encoding 3-isopropylmalate dehydratase large subunit, whose translation is MKTTLYQKIFNSHLVHEEKDITPIIYIDLHLIHEVTSPQAFDGLRLKNRTVRRSNQTFATMDHNVSTLSRDINLSSEMAKKQIKTLIKNCKEFNIPFYDLNNLNQGIVHVIGPEQGMTLPGMTIVCGDSHTSTHGAFGTLSFGIGTSEVEHVFATQTISQNRMKNMKIHIYGKPKDNIYSKDIILKIINELGTSGGVGYVVEFTGPIIEKMSMEGRMTICNMAIEMGAKSGIIQPDCITYDYLKNKNFIPKNRPWKEYIKKWSYLKSGPESIFEKNFSINISNLSPQITWGTNPSQVISITDKIPDLNSFNDKNLLEDTKRSLEYMGLKPGTSLVNIPVNKVFIGSCTNSRIEDLRIVASVVKNKFIANNIEALIVPGSGLVKKQAEKEGLDRIFKKSGFQWRHAGCSMCLGMNEDQLKPGERCASTSNRNFEGRQGANGRTHLMSPWLAAQTALYGKFVNIN
- the leuD gene encoding 3-isopropylmalate dehydratase small subunit, translated to MKHFTQHIGFIAPLDISNVDTDIIIPKQFLQKVNKKGFGKHLFHNWRFLDELGTKENPNFILNKKIYRNSSILLTRSNFGCGSSREHAVWSLLDYGFKVIIGQSFSDIFLNNCLNNRLLLISLPKKTIDKLFFIIKKKKNVICMINLLKEKIFIDNNSIPFSINIIQKQCIMYNFDNIDFTLKYEKKIDSYEKNKYQYYFFTNNY
- the leuA gene encoding 2-isopropylmalate synthase, producing MNKKIIIFDTTLRDGEQALQASLTVNEKIQIALALERMGIDVIEAGFPISSPGDFKSIQSISQIIKKSKICSLARCMPKDIDVAAQAMEKAINFRIHLFLGTSNLHIFSKLKKSFNEIIDMATSSIIRAKRYTSDIEFSCEDAGRTSLDNLCSIVEAVIEAGATTINIPDTVGYTTPTQFKKIISTLFNSVKNINQAIISVHCHNDLGMAVGNSISAIEAGATQIEGTINGLGERAGNTALEEVIMALSIHKKRFKKFTNINLKEIYRTSKIVSQFCNMPIPLNKAIVGKNAFSHSSGIHQDGVLKNRENYEIINPTSIGLNTCKLNLTSRSGRAAIEHRMKEMGYQNSDYNLNELYIDFLKLADKKGQIFDYDLEALAFFKKQQNIEEYFKLEYFDVQSKLSGLSVASIILMCGSQTNIQKATTSNGPVDAIYQALNKATLYPIILKKFHLEANGEGKDALGKVDIVVQYKLRNFHGVGLATDIIEASAQAMINVLNYIWKSKQVDKELEKKK